One stretch of Cervus canadensis isolate Bull #8, Minnesota chromosome 5, ASM1932006v1, whole genome shotgun sequence DNA includes these proteins:
- the LOC122441515 gene encoding uncharacterized protein LOC122441515 isoform X3, producing the protein MARSRLGAPPQLRVGPGRAGLCRAGRRLPASPAAGRAATSAPRLPPRPAAGDPRLATGTRTRATVRQSRGTVTATPSLRPPQTNRELEVSKRNDFGVTQV; encoded by the exons ATGGCCAGGAGCCGGCTCGGAGCGCCGCCGCAGCTGCGGGttgggccgggccgggccgggctgtGCCGAGCCGGCCGccgcctccccgcctccccggcCGCCGGCCGCGCCGCGACGTCAGCGCCccgcctcccgccccgccccgcggccgGCGACCCGCGACTAGCGACCGGGACCCGGACCCGCGCGACGGTGCGGCAGAGCCGGGGGACGGTGACCGCCACGCCCTCGCTCCGGCCGCCGCAGACCAACCGGGAGCTAGAG GTTTCTAAGAGGAATGACTTTGGAGTTACACAGGTTTAA
- the LOC122441515 gene encoding proline-rich protein 18-like isoform X1, with protein MARSRLGAPPQLRVGPGRAGLCRAGRRLPASPAAGRAATSAPRLPPRPAAGDPRLATGTRTRATVRQSRGTVTATPSLRPPQTNRELEPAPAGEVPRVKPEAIHAAPRDGPGSATRKRVSCRCLPLLRAGGTTYAARTRLGSPRSSPSATTAAESRDESEMNK; from the exons ATGGCCAGGAGCCGGCTCGGAGCGCCGCCGCAGCTGCGGGttgggccgggccgggccgggctgtGCCGAGCCGGCCGccgcctccccgcctccccggcCGCCGGCCGCGCCGCGACGTCAGCGCCccgcctcccgccccgccccgcggccgGCGACCCGCGACTAGCGACCGGGACCCGGACCCGCGCGACGGTGCGGCAGAGCCGGGGGACGGTGACCGCCACGCCCTCGCTCCGGCCGCCGCAGACCAACCGGGAGCTAGAG CCTGCCCCTGCCGGGGAAGTTCCCCGCGTGAAACCAGAGGCGATTCACGCTGCGCCGCGTGATGGTCCCGGATCAGCGACCCGAAAGCGGGTGAGCTGCCGCTGTCTCCCACTTCTACGAGCCGGAGGGACCACGTATGCAGCCAGAACCCGGCTAGGGAGTCCAAGGAGCTCGCCCTCAGCGACCACTGCGGCGGAGAGCAGAGATGAATCAgagatgaataaatga